Proteins from one Desulfurellaceae bacterium genomic window:
- a CDS encoding type II secretion system protein encodes MQTFHKDNTGFTLIELLVVITIIGILAAFAVPQFASYRRSAYCSRVESDVSNTMLALEAYYAANSEYTTDLSLLGISASDGVNLFIDTSGLITVTGTDLQPDGSDCPKGNSYVLAQGGQPEWQ; translated from the coding sequence TTGCAGACGTTTCACAAGGACAACACAGGCTTTACCCTGATCGAACTGCTCGTCGTCATCACCATCATCGGCATCCTGGCCGCCTTCGCCGTCCCGCAGTTCGCCAGCTATCGTCGCAGCGCGTATTGTTCGCGGGTCGAGTCGGATGTGAGCAACACCATGCTCGCCCTCGAAGCCTATTACGCGGCCAATAGCGAGTACACCACGGATCTGAGCCTGCTGGGAATCTCGGCCAGCGACGGCGTCAATCTGTTCATCGACACCAGCGGGCTTATCACCGTCACCGGCACCGACCTCCAACCCGACGGCTCGGATTGCCCCAAGGGCAACAGTTACGTCCTGGCCCAGGGCGGGCAGCCCGAGTGGCAATAG
- a CDS encoding glycine--tRNA ligase, whose amino-acid sequence MSESTTPTAKSMDAIVALCRRRGFIFQSSELYGGINGFWDYGPLGAELKRNLKEAWWQDVVRCPAAGPDGRPIEIVPVDATIIMNPKVWEASGHLGGFADLMSTCRHCKKLLRYDHIWEMIHESDWYASLVKLYADGEGNVTSASLQHWARKSGKLAPGLALVRAPEEAILSLTEGSAPVTLKGFPLDTVVMHLATTKPVRSDDDKPPCPFCGGEISEPKPFNLMFKTTTGAVEDPSAVAYLRPETAQGIFTQFWNVLDSNRVKVPFGIAQIGKAFRNEVTPRNFTFRSREFEQMELEFFIHPDQAQEWYQYWRDTRFRWWQSIGLAGENLTLREHDPDELAHYAREGAGTSDVEYRFPFTA is encoded by the coding sequence ATGAGTGAATCGACCACCCCCACCGCCAAATCCATGGACGCTATCGTTGCTTTGTGCAGACGCCGGGGCTTCATTTTTCAGTCGTCCGAGCTGTACGGCGGCATCAACGGATTCTGGGACTACGGCCCGCTCGGTGCCGAACTGAAACGCAACCTCAAAGAAGCCTGGTGGCAGGACGTGGTCCGCTGCCCGGCTGCCGGCCCGGACGGCAGGCCGATCGAGATTGTGCCGGTTGATGCGACCATCATCATGAATCCCAAGGTCTGGGAAGCCTCGGGGCATCTGGGCGGTTTTGCCGATCTGATGAGTACCTGCCGGCACTGCAAAAAACTCCTGCGGTATGACCACATCTGGGAGATGATCCACGAGAGTGACTGGTATGCCTCGCTCGTCAAGCTGTATGCCGATGGCGAGGGCAACGTCACCTCCGCCAGTTTGCAGCACTGGGCCAGGAAATCGGGCAAGCTGGCGCCGGGACTAGCACTAGTGCGTGCTCCAGAGGAAGCTATCCTGAGTCTGACGGAAGGCTCCGCTCCTGTGACGCTCAAGGGCTTCCCGCTTGACACAGTGGTTATGCACCTTGCCACCACGAAGCCGGTCAGGAGTGATGACGACAAGCCCCCGTGCCCGTTTTGTGGCGGAGAAATCTCCGAGCCAAAACCGTTTAACCTGATGTTCAAAACCACCACCGGTGCGGTCGAAGACCCGTCTGCGGTCGCCTATCTGCGGCCGGAGACCGCCCAGGGCATCTTTACCCAGTTCTGGAATGTGCTCGACAGCAACCGGGTGAAGGTGCCGTTTGGCATCGCCCAGATAGGCAAGGCGTTTCGCAACGAGGTCACGCCGCGCAACTTTACCTTCCGCTCCCGCGAGTTTGAGCAGATGGAGCTGGAGTTCTTCATTCACCCCGACCAGGCTCAGGAATGGTACCAGTACTGGCGCGACACACGGTTTCGCTGGTGGCAGTCGATCGGTCTGGCTGGTGAGAACCTGACTCTACGCGAGCACGACCCGGACGAACTCGCCCACTATGCCAGAGAAGGGGCCGGGACGAGCGATGTCGAATACCGTTTTCCGTTTACCGC
- a CDS encoding glycine--tRNA ligase (Catalyzes a two-step reaction, first charging a glycine molecule by linking its carboxyl group to the alpha-phosphate of ATP, followed by transfer of the aminoacyl-adenylate to its tRNA), producing the protein KLRYFDADRNERYFPHVIEPSAGADRGTLAALCEAYTPDEQRPSKVYMRFHPRLAPLKAAVFPLVNKAGMPELADKLYHELRPKYAVQFDAKQSIGKRYARMDEAGTPYCFTIDGETLTDQTVTVRHRDSLQQERISLDRVAPFLADKIGQ; encoded by the coding sequence AAGCTGCGCTACTTCGACGCGGACCGCAACGAGCGCTATTTCCCGCACGTCATCGAGCCCAGCGCCGGGGCTGACCGGGGGACCTTGGCCGCGCTGTGTGAAGCCTACACCCCGGATGAGCAGCGGCCCAGCAAGGTCTACATGAGGTTCCACCCGCGGCTGGCCCCGCTCAAGGCGGCCGTCTTTCCGCTGGTCAACAAAGCCGGCATGCCCGAGCTGGCCGACAAGCTGTACCACGAGCTGCGGCCCAAGTACGCCGTCCAGTTCGACGCCAAACAGAGCATCGGTAAGCGCTACGCGCGCATGGACGAGGCCGGCACCCCGTACTGTTTCACCATCGACGGGGAGACGCTGACCGATCAGACCGTGACCGTGCGCCACCGTGACTCGCTGCAGCAGGAGCGCATCAGCCTCGACCGGGTCGCGCCCTTTCTGGCCGACAAGATTGGGCAGTGA